The nucleotide window TGATGCCGACCAGCGGCACATAAAGGGCACCCGCGATGCCGGCCATCATGGCCGACAGGGTGAAGACGAACAGCTTCACATGCTCGACGCGATAGCCAAGGAAGCGGGCGCGGCTTTCTGCATCGCGTGTGGCCAGCAGCACCTTGCCGAATTTGGAGCGGACGATGGCCGAGCTGATGATGAACGCAAGACAGAGGGCAAAGGCGGCGGCGGCAAACAGGCCAGCGCGGGTGGACGGCTCCTGCAGGGTGTAGCCGAGGATGTCCTTGAAGTCGGTGAGGCCGTTGTTGCCGCCAAAGCCCATGTCATTGCGGAAGAAGGCGAGCAGCAGCGCATAGGTCATGGCCTGGGTGATGATCGACAGATAGACCCCGGTGACGCGGGAGCGGAAGGCAAACCAGCCGAAGACGAAGGCCAGCAGCCCGGGCACGGCGAGCACCATGAGCGCGGCGAACCAGAACTGGTCAAAGCCATACCAGTACCATGGCAGCTCCTTCCAGTTGAGGAAGACCATGAAGTCTGGCAGGATCGGGTCGCCATAGACACCACGCGAGCCGATCTGGCGCATCAGATACATGCCCATGGCGTAGCCGCCAAGGGCAAAGAAGGCGCCATGGCCAAGCGAAAGAATGCCACAATAGCCCCAGACCAGATCAAGCGCCAGCGCCAGCAGGGCATAGGTGAGATATTTGCCGAATAGCGAGACGATGTAATCGGGCACGTAAAGGGCGTGTTCGGGCGTCAGAAACAGGTTGCTGAGGGGCACGAGAATGCCGATCAGGGCGATGGCGGCTGCGACCCAGGCGATGCGTCCGGCAAGGCCGCGAAACAGGAAAGCGGAGATCATTGTTCCACGGCCCTTCCCTTGAGAGCGAACAGACCGCGCGGCCGTTTCTGAATGAACAGGATGATGAAGACCAGCACGAGGATCTTGCCAAGCACGGCACCGGCGAAGGGTTCAAGGAACTTGTTGGCGACGCCAAGGGTCAGGGCCCCGATGAGTGTGCCCCAGAGGTTGCCAACCCCGCCGAAGACCACGACCATGAAGCTGTCGATGATGTAGCTCTGGCCAAGGTTGGGCGAGACATTGCCGATCTGGCTGAGGGCCACCCCGGCGATGCCCGCGATGCCGGAGCCGAGGGCGAATGTGAAGGCATCAACCCACGGCGTGCGGACCCCGAGCGAAGAGGCCATGTTGCGGTTCTGCGTCACGGCGCGCATCTGAAGGCCCATCGGTGTGCGCTTGAGCAACAGGAATAACAGGCCGAAGACGGCAAGCGCAAAGAAGAAGATCCAGATGCGGTTCCAGGTCAGCGACAGGCCTGCCAGATCAAGGGCGCCAGACATCCAGGACGGGTTG belongs to uncultured Cohaesibacter sp. and includes:
- the urtC gene encoding urea ABC transporter permease subunit UrtC, whose translation is MISAFLFRGLAGRIAWVAAAIALIGILVPLSNLFLTPEHALYVPDYIVSLFGKYLTYALLALALDLVWGYCGILSLGHGAFFALGGYAMGMYLMRQIGSRGVYGDPILPDFMVFLNWKELPWYWYGFDQFWFAALMVLAVPGLLAFVFGWFAFRSRVTGVYLSIITQAMTYALLLAFFRNDMGFGGNNGLTDFKDILGYTLQEPSTRAGLFAAAAFALCLAFIISSAIVRSKFGKVLLATRDAESRARFLGYRVEHVKLFVFTLSAMMAGIAGALYVPLVGIINPGEFAPANSIEVVIWTAVGGRGTLIGPIVGAITVNLGKSWFTAQFPEYWLFVLGGLFVAVTLFMPRGILGTLSDTIGKLKSLGSGKATAPADVGELRKEGEAS